GGAGTAAAAATTGGCTCAGGCAGTTTTTGCGCATTCTCTAAGCCTGCTGGCAAAGCAATGCCGCAAACCTTGCCGGTTTCTTTGTAATCTTTCCAACCGCTACCTGCTAAGTAACCACGAACCACCGCCTCGACCAAAATAGGCTTTAAGCGCTTAGCTACCACTGCGCGGCCCTTTACCTGACTAACCTCATCCGCACTGACGACAGTTGCAGGATCAATGCCTGTTAAATGATTGGGGATGACTGATGCCAATTTCTCAAACCAAAAATTAGCCATCTGATTCAGTACAACACCCTTTTCAGGAATCGGCTCGCCCATTACGACATCGAATGCAGACAAACGATCAGTAGTGATCATCAATAACTTGTCATCACCCAAGGCGTATACATCGCGCACCTTGCCTTTGGATAGCAAAGGTAATGACTTAATAGAAGTTGCGTATAAACCAGCCATATTTAAATCACTTCACGATCTGAGTTAGTTTGCCGCTCTTATAAAGTTCAGCCATTTTTTCTAGGGAGATAGGTTTAATCTTGGAAGCCTGTCCAGCAGAACCAAAAGCTTGAAAGCGTGCAACACAGACTTTTTTGGCTGCTTCACGCGCCGGTTTCAAGTAATCACGTGGATCAAACTTGCTTGGATTCTCAATGAAGTAACGACGAATAGCGCCAGTCATTGCCAAACGAATATCGGTATCAATATTAATTTTGCGAACACCGTTCTTGATGCCCTCTTGGATCTCTTCAACCGGTACGCCGTAGGTTTCCTTCATATCACCACCAAACTCACGGATCTCAGCAAGCAGCTCTTGCGGAACGCTGGATGAGCCGTGCATTACTAAGTGGGTATTTGGGATGCGTGCGTGGATTTCTTTAATGCGATCAATCGCCAAGATATCGCCAGTTGGTTTTTTGCTGAACTTATATGCGCCATGACTAGTGCCAATCGCAATTGCCAAAGCATCACATTGAGTTGCCTTCACAAAATCTGCTGCCTGCTCAACATCTGTCAATAACTGCTCACGCGTCATCTTGCCGTCAGCACCATGACCATCTTCTTTATCGCCCTGCATAGTTTCAAGCGAACCCAACACTCCAAGCTCAGCCTCTACAGTGACTCCGATGGAGTGAGAAAACTTCACCACTTCCTTAGAAACATCTACGTTGTATTCGTAACTTGCAACCGTCTTTCCATCAGCCTCGAGAGAGCCATCCATCATGACACTAGTAAAACCACTTTTAATTGCAGCCATACAAACCGCTGGGCTTTGGCCATGGTCTTGATGCATGACGACTGGGATATGTGGGTAAGCCTCTACTGCCGCGGAAATGAGGTGGCGCAAGAATGCTTCACCAGCATATTTGCGCGCCCCAGCAGATGCCTGCATGATGACCGGAGAATCCGCTTCATTGGCTGCCTCCATAATCGCAGTAACTTGCTCTAAGTTATTTACGTTGAATGCTGGCAAGCCATAACCATTCTCTGCAGCATGATCCAAGAGTTGTCGTAAAGATACTAAAGCCATGATGTTCTCTTAATTAGTGTTGTTTAAAGTAGTGAATAGACTGTGAATTACTTCACGTGAATGATTTTGAGGTTATTGGTGCCACCAGGCTCACCCATTGGCTCACCCGAAGTTAATACCACCGTATCACCCTTGTTGACTGCGCCAGCCTTTTTCAAGCAAGCTTCCACTTCTTGCAAAGCGGTGTCGCGATCCTTGGTGTAATCAAGGCCAATTGGCGTCACGTTGCGATAAGTGCTTAATGCACGCTGAGTTGCAATCTTAGAGGTTAGAGCAAAAATCGGCACATGAATGTTATGACGGCTCATCCAAATAGCCGTTGACCCAGAATCAGTCAGGGCTGCAATCGCATTAGCATGCAAGTGGTGGGCGGTGAACAAGGCGCCTAATGCAATCGTTTGATCAATACGTGTAAAGGTTTGATCCAGAAAATCCGTATCCAACTTCACGGGGTCTGACTTTTCTGCTTCGATACAAATTTCTGCCATCGCTTTAATTGTTTGGACAGGATATGAACCTGCAGCAGATTCAGCAGAAAGCATCACTGCATCAGTGCCATCCAAAACCGCGTTAGCAACGTCGCTGACTTCTGCACGCGTAGGCACGGGAGCATTAATCATAGACTCCATCATTTGCGTAGCAGTAATCGTAAATTTATCCGCCTCACGCGCCCACTTAATCATGCGCTTTTGTAATGCAGGCACTGCCGCATTGCCAACTTCAATCGCTAAGTCACCACGTGCAACCATAATGCCGTCACTCTCAGCAATAATGCTTTTCAGGGCTTCGGGCTCAATAGCTTCTGCGCGCTCAACCTTGGCAATAGTGCGCACCTTACCAACACCATACTTTGCACTAGCTGCATCTGCCAGCTTACGAGCGTAAGCTATGTCAGCACCATCCTTTGGAAAGCTAATCGCCAAGAAGTCAACGCCCATAGCAATAGCGGCATCTAAGTCAGCAATATCTTTTTCAGTCAGAGCGGGCGCAGTTAAGCCGCCGCCGGCACGGTTAATACCTTTGTTATTTGAGAGTGGGCCGCCTTGCTCAACAAGGGTAAAAATCTCCCCGCCCTTGACGCTTTCGACACGCAAAACCACCAAGCCGTCATTTAATAAGAGTCGATCTCCAGGCTTAACATCATTTGGTAGCTCTTTGTAATCAAGACCAACACGGCCTTGATCGCCTACTTCACACGCGATATCCAAAATAAACTTCTCGCCTTCTTTTAGAAGAATTTTGGTGTCGGCAAATTTGCCCACACGAATTTTTGGACCCTGCAAATCGGCCATGATGCCAACTTCTTTACCCACCTCAGCAGAAATACTTCTCACCAAATCATGACGCGCTTTATGGTCAGCAACTGTGCCATGGGAAAAGTTCATACGTACTACATCTACACCTGCACGAATCATGTCACGCAATACTTCTGGTTTTTCTGATGCAGGACCAAGTGTTGCAATGATTTTTGTTGCTCGAAGCATATTTAGTCTTTCGCCCGTTCGGCCAATACTGCAAAGGCTGGCAATGTTTTACCTTCGAGGAACTCCAAGAAGGCGCCACCGCCAGTTGAGATGTAATCCACTTGATTTTCAATACCGTATTTCGCAATTGCTGCCAAGGTATCCCCACCACCAGCAATAGAGAAAGCTGGTGAATGCGCAATGGCTGCAGCAAGCATCTTTGTGCCGCCACCAAACTGATCAATTTCAAATACGCCCAACGGGCCATTCCAAACAATCGTGCCAGCGTGTGCAAGCATGATGGAAAGTCTTGCAGCTGTCTTAGGGCCAATATCCAAAATCATGTCATCTTCAGCAACTTGATCTGCAGGGACGCGGTTTGCACGTGCGAGTGGCGACAATTCATTTGCAACAACCACATCCTCAGGAATAGGCACATGCGCGCCACGCTTTTCCATGAGCGCCATAATTTCTCTAGCTTCATCAACCAAGTCTGGCTCAGCAAGTGATTTACCGATTGGTAAACCTTTGGCCAACATGAAAGTGTTTGCAATGCCGCCGCCAACAATAAGTTCATCTACCTTCTCTGATAACGCTTTCAGAATAGTGAGCTTAGAAGACACCTTAGAGCCAGCAACAATTGCTACGAGAGGGCGCTTAGGGCTTGCCAGTGCACGGCTCAAAGCATCTAATTCGGCAGCCATCAATGGACCAGCACAAGCAACTGGAGCAAACTTCGCCACACCATTAGTTGTTGCCTCTGCACGATGCGCAGTACCAAAAGCATCATTTACATAAACATCGCACAAGCCAGCAATCTTTTTTGATAGCTCGTCATTATTTTTTTTCTCACCAACATTCAAGCGGCAGTTTTCTAGCAAGACCACTTCGCCAGGATTGACTTCAAAGCCACCATTTATCCAGTCGCTAATTAAGGGGACTTTACGGTTGAGCAAAGTAGCAATGCGATCTGCCACTGGAGCAAGGCTATCTTCAGGCTTAAATTCACCCTCGGTTGGACGCCCTAAATGTGAAGTCACCATTACAGCAGCGCCAGCATCGAGACACATTTGTACGGCAGGCATAGAAGCCCGAATTCGAGTGTCTTCGGTAATATTTCCAGCCTCATCTTGGGGCACATTCAGGTCGGCGCGGATAAATACTCGCTTTCCCTTGAGTTGGCCTGACTGGGCTAAATCGCTTAAACGCTTAACTTTGAATAATGATTCCGGCATGAGATTGGGGCAAATATGATGGTTTATGGGGAATGCTCCATTCTAAATGCTCTGGGCCACCAAAACCAATGGAATGGGCCGATCTGACTGCGCTGCCTGCTCTACAATAGAGATAGAGACTTGGACGCAATTTGGCCCCAGAATGAATAAACCCCTAGCCTAGCGCCCCGATTAACCCGGTTTAATAGATATAAAAAGGTAGAGAAAATGTCGATGTCCGACCACGATGGCTTTATTTGGTCCGATGGGAAGCTGATTCCCTGGCGTGAGGCCAATGTTCACGTCCTAACCCATAGTCTCCACTACGGAATGGGCGTTTTTGAGGGTATTCGAGCCTACAAAACCCCCCAGGGCACAGCCATTTTCCGCCTCCAGGAGCACGTAAAGCGCCTTTTCAATGGAACCAAGATATTCCAAATGAATATGCCTTACAGCCAGGAAGAGATCACCAAAGGCATTATTGAGGTGGTTAACAGCAATAAGCTGGAATCTTGCTACATTCGCCCCATCATTTTTATTGGCTCCCAAAAGCTTGGGATTTCCCCAAAAGGTAACAGCATTCATACGGCTATTGCGGCCTGGGAATGGGGTGCTTATCTGGGTGAAGACGGCCTAAATAAGGGCATCCGCGTAAAAACCTCCTCTTTTACACGCCATTTTGTAAATTCCTCACTCGTTCGCGCAAAAGCATCTGGCTATTACATTAATTCGATTTTGGCCAATCAAGAAGTAACTGCAAACGGATATGACGAAGCTTTATCGCTCGATACAGAAGGCTATGTTTCTGAAGGCTCTGGTGAAAACCTTTTCATGGTTCGTAATGGCATCGTTTACACACCTGATCTTGCCTCTTGTCTTGATGGCATCACGCGTGACTCAGTCATGCAGATTGCAAAAGATCTTGGCTACGAAGTTCGTGAGAAGCGCATTACTCGCGATGAAGTGTATTCCGCTGATGAAGCCTTCTTCACTGGTACCGCTGCTGAAGTAACGCCAATTCGCGAACTCGACGATCGCACAATTGGCGATGGCAAGCGTGGCCCTATTACTGAAAAAATTCAGAAGACTTATTTTGATGCCGTCTACGGCAGAGATAGCAAATACAAAGCGTGGCTTACTTACGTTAAGTAATTAGGAAAAGAGATATGACTCAAGCTCAAGTAACAATGGTGGATGGTAAAGATTTGCCGCTGCATTGCCCCACCAATAAAACTCCAGCCTGGAATTCGCATCCACGCGTCTTTCTAGATATCACTAAAACCGGGGAAGCGAAGTGTCCATATTGCGGCACTGAATATAAGCTGATTCCGGGTACCGAACCACACGGTCACTAAGCCTTATCAGCGCCCTCAGGGGCGCTGAGTCGGGATACATCTCATGCGCAGTATTCTGATCATTGCCCCAAACTGGATTGGGGATGCGGTAATGACGCAGCCTTTACTGGCAAGCCTCAAAGCACTTTATCCAGAATCAAAAATTGATGTTCTAGCTAGCAGTTGGGTTGCGCCGATTTATCGCGCCTGCTCAGAAGTTCATGAAGTTATTGAAGTCAAATTTGAGCACAAGAAATTGCAATGGGGTATGCGCAAACAACTCGCGCAAGAATTGGCGGCGAAAAACTATCAAGCTTGTTTTGTCTTGCCCAATAGCTTTAAGTCCGCACTCATTCCATGGTTAGCAAATATTCCATTTCGCATTGGTTACCGCGGTGAACTGCGTTATGGACTAATCAATCTTTCGCTAGACAACCCAAGCAAAGTAAACCGACCACCAATGGTTGATCACTACCTTGCACTAAACCAACTACTCAGCGATCATTCTGAAAAAATGCCAGCTGACAAGCCGGTGCCAACATTAAATGTTTCCGCTCTCGCAAAGAGAGTTGTAGAAAAAAATTTAGCGGCAGCGAATATCACTGGTTCAGTTTACGTAATGTGTCCAGGTGCTGAATATGGACCTACAAAGCGCTGGCCTACAGAGCACTTTGCAAAGCTTGCTCAATCCCTAATCGCCAACAATTCAGATAATCACGTCATCTTGCTTGGCAGCAAAAGTGACTTCGCGCTAGCTCAAGAGATCCTCTCCCAGGCTCCCAACTCAAGCAAGCTTCATAACTGGTGCGGCAATACTTCGCTTGATGAAGCCATCGCCTTGATTGGTCTAAGCAAGGCAGTGATCAGCAATGACTCTGGATTAATGCACATTGCCGCAGCCCTTAAAACACCACAAGTGGCCATCTTTGGATCCAGCGATCCGTCACACACCCCGCCTCTATCGGAAGAGGCCAAGATCATTTGGCTAAATTTTCCGTGCAGTCCATGCCATAAGAGAGAGTGCCCACTAGGTCACTTGAAGTGCCTAAAAGATATCCTCCCAGAGCAAGTTTTAGCTACACTCAATAGCTTGCAATAGTCATTCAAGGAATGTAAGCCATGCCAAAACTTGTCAGACTTTTTCACAATGCTGATGATGTTGTAGAGGCCTGGCGCGATGCCTTACGTCATCGCGATGTTAAGAGCGCCTTAGATATTTGGCTTGATGATGATTCGATTACTTGCGTTCTTCCAGAAGGGCATCGCTTAAGTGGTCACGCTGAAATTCGTGATGGTCTGGAGAGACTGTTAGCCAAACAACCTTTATTCCTAGAACCCATTGCCTGTATCAGCCACTCCGTTTTAGGCGCTGCGGTATACGACACCACTGAGGCAGTGCACCTCAGAGCAGATCAAATTGAGGCTGAGTTTTTTCTCAGCATCACACTCGTTCTTCTACAAGACAGTCAAGGGTGGAGAATTGCCCATCTTCATGCCAGTCGCTCAACTGAAGATACATTTGACGCCCCCTCTACGCCACACGGCCTGCATTAACTACAACAGATATGGATGAACAAGTACTGCGGTCACTAGCAAAGTGGCCAAATGTGCCTGATTGTTTTGGTTGGCTTGCTTTAGATCGTCGCGGCCAATGGCGGATGCGTGATGAGTTCACACAAGCAAATAAATTGCCAGGCCAAGTCATAGAGCATCTGGCTTTTAAGGAATATATCTCCAGAAATTATTCCTGCGACTCCCTGGGAAGATATTTTTTTCAAAATGGTCCGCAAAGGGTTTTTGTCACTTTAGATGCCACGCCTTGGATTGCCCGAATTACCCCCTCCGACGAGGGTCTGAAACTGATGACACAATGTCGCAGCCGCATTGAACCAAGCGGCGCATTAAGCGATGAGAACGGTAACATTTATATTGTTGGGCAAGTTGATCAAACAACTTATCAAGACCGCGTAAGTCATTCATTTACCCAGCACAAAAATCTCACCGTCGCCCTGCTGCATGATCACGATTTAGATCACTTTTCTGAGTTGGCGACTTTACGTGAGGAGGCTTGTAGTTTTGGTGGCTCCTGGAATTGGCATGACAGGCAATTACCCCTAGACCCGATTCACTCGGATGAACTTGCCGCGCAATTTCATTTTATAGCTACACCAAATCCAAGCGGCCAGACTTAGCCAGGCATTTGCTTGCCCTGCTCCCTGAGCTCATCTTGATACTGTCTTTGCATTTCACGAAGACGAGCATCAATACTAGATCCTTGATAGTAATCTGCACCGCCCGCTGAGCGCGCGATCTTGAGTTGCTCAATCGCTGAAGGCCAAGCACCCTCAAGAGCATACTTTTCTCCAAGGGCGTAATGTCGCATCGGAATATTTTTGGCTTGATCATAAGATTTAGAAAGCAATTCCCACCAAACAATTTCATTCGGCTGCGATCTGGTGCGTGCCTTAAGCCATGTAATCGCATCATTGGTTCGACCTAGCCTAAGATCAGCATTGATCATTGCAGCACCAGCAGCATAGGACTGCGGGAAGGCCCGTAAGGTTGCCTGAGCAATCTGTAAGGCTTCCTCACCTTTGCCTTTAGCCAAAGCTAATTCGGAAGCGGTGATATCAAGTGAGAGACTTTGTCTTTGAATCAGAGAACCGGGCGCACTAGCGGTCTGAGCCAAATTGCGAGCTTGCTGCAGGTAAGTTTCGGCTTGGTCTATTTTCCCTTGGCGCTGAGCAACGAGAGCAAGGCCATAAAAACCTTCCATTTGTTTACCAATAGGCGCTTGCTTACTGAGACTCTCAAAGGTATTTTTTAAATCGTACATGCCACTAGATGTGCCAGATTGCTCCATTCGCGCTCTAGCCTTAATAAAATAAAACTCAATAGCAGTAGATACATTACGCGAGGGAATAATCGTGCGCACTCTATCTTGCATGTCTGCAATACGATCGGTCGTTAATGGGTGAGTTCGGACATAAGCTGGTACGCCCTTATCCATAACGCCTGTGATTTTTTGAAGGCGCTGAAAAAATCCTGGGGCACCATTTACATCATATCCACTGGCATCCAAAATCTGGAATCCAATGCGATCCGCTTCTCGCTCCGCATCCCTTGAATAAGAAAGTTGATTATTTACTGCTGCTGCCTGACCGCCCTGTATGAGGCCCGCGCCCGCAGATGGATTGCGTGACATCGCTAAGGCACCAAGCACCATGCCCGCAAGTGCAATCATGGTGTTGGTAGCCTGTTTATCCATTTGGCGCGCTAAATGTCTTTGCAGGACGTGACCAGTTTCATGCCCCATGACTGAAGCCACCTCAGAGTCTGACTCAGCACTAACAATCAATCCAGTATTAAAGCCAATGAAACCACCAGGCAATGCAAACGCATTGATGCCGCTGTCTTTAACTGCAAACACTTCAAAGTTATAAGCCCCGCTACCCTGCTCATTCGCACCCCCAAGCTGTAATTTTTTAGCAGCTTGTAATAAACGGCGCTCCATTTGATTGAGATAGTCATATAACGGCAAGTCGTTGGAATATTCTGGATCAGGCCGTATCTGACGCATGATCATCTCGCCATACTTGCGCTCATCCACCCTACTTAGAGTATCCCCGCCTGGGTCACCCATATCGGGCAAGACAATATTTGGCTGGACTTGGAGAGTATTACGTGTTGGCAGCTTTGACGAGCGAGCATCAGGCGATTGCATTGCTCTGCCAATATTTTGAATTGCAGCAGAGTTACCATCAACCGTAACATCGCCAGCAGCTGAGGCTGCAAAGGCAGGCGTAATACCCGCACAACTTAAGGCAAACATCAGCTGCACAGCCAATAGGCGCTGTAAAAAAGAGGGTTTTTTAACTGACTTTATGTCTTGCATGCCTATATGGTAAAACTAATCCTATGAACAAACTAACCCATTTTGATGCCAGCGGCCAAGCCCACATGGTAAATGTTGGCGATAAGCCCACATGGTAAATGTTGGCGATAAGCCCAATACTCATAGAGTTGCAGTTGCTACAGGTACGATTTCGATGTTACCCGAAACCTTCAAAATGGTTGAAGCCGGGACCCACAAAAAAGGTGATGTCTTAGGTATTGCCCGAATTGCAGGGATTCAAGCGTCCAAGAAAACATCAGACCTCATTCCGCTTTGTCACCCGCTGGCCCTGACTCATGTCGGCCTAGAATTTAGGCTCAACCCTAAAGAAAGTAGTGTCACCTGCCAAGTTAAAGCAGAAACTACCGGGCCTACTGGCGTTGAAATGGAAGCCCTCACTGCAGTCCAAGTTGCCCTACTCACAATCTACGATATGTGCAAAGCAGTAGATCGAGGGATGGTGATGGGTGATGTGAAACTCTTAGAGAAGAGTGGCGGCAAGAGTGGTGAGTGGAAGGCGGGGAAGTAAACCTCAATAACGGCCGCTATACTGAAAAATAAATTAATCGTATCAGCGGAGGTTGTATTTCAAAATGCAATAAATCGCACGAAATCCGTCTCTCCAACCTATCTTCTTATCTTCGTCATAGGTACGGCCATAGTACGAAATGCCCACTTCATATAATGTGGCAGTTTAATTTAGATACTTTGGCAGTAATTTCAGGCTCAAAACCAAAGCGATTTTCTTCGCTTGGAATACTTTGAATAATCTCTCTGCGAAATACTTTGTAGCAAGTTTCCATATCGGATAGGTTGAGATTGGTGAACATATTGGACATTAAAGTAAGCATGCCGTTGCCAACTCGATGCCAAAAATAAAGTACACGATGTGCGTCGCCACCTAGAAATCGAGACCCAAAAACCACATCAGCCCGATTCTTTAAAATAGGTTCCACCAGACGAGGATACTCATTTGGATCATATTCCATACCTGCGTCTTGAATAATGACCAAATCTCCAGTGGCAGCAGCTATCCCAGTTCTTAATGCGGCACCTTTGCCTTGATTGATGTCATGGTAGAGGACTTGGTGAACTTTGCCAGAATGCTCAATAGTGGATTTTAATTTTTCGCGCGTCCCATCGGTAGAATAATCGTCTACGATAATAATTTCCTTATCAGGATAGGGGGCAGCATTTACAGCTTCGATAATTGCATCAATAGTAGTTAATTCATTGAAACAGGGGATGATGATAGATAAGCGCATTTTTAACTTTCTAATTAATCAAGAGAATTATGTATGAATTATTTTTTGTGACTAAACCCATCATCTATATTTTTACTCCCAACCCCTTGACCCCCAAGCCTAAGCTCTTGATTAAAGTAAGGGGTGCATGGGAGAGGTGAATCCCAACACTGGTTTCCCAATTTAGGCACAAAAACTCTCAATCCAGACGAGGTTACCTCCTCCTTAGTTTCGACCGCTGGAATGGCAAATTTTTCAAATCCGCCTTTTGAATCATCAGCAACAGAACTATTGCGCCAAAAAAAAGAGGGATCAAATAGACAGGCAACCTCTCAATATAGCGAGCAACTCCAGTGGGGGTGAAATATCTAACCAATATGAATCCAGATAAGGCTACATATAGCTGAGGGATGGCGCCGAAGAAGCGCCAATTAGACGCGGTAATGAACCAAAACAGCATGCCAGCCAAGAGGGGAACATATAGGACATATAAATCTTTTTCTACTCGTTGTTTTTTAAATAGTAAGGCCATTAAATTCAATGCCGTCAGTATTAAACAGCCATATACGTATCGCCAATGCTCCTTGAGTAGACGCACCCCCCAATCCGGAAACCAGGCCCATGAATCCAACACTTCACTAGGAATTTTATTTGGCGTCCTTGCCCAGCTATATATCCAATCCGCCTCGTTCTTTACTTGCTCATAAGATACAGCCCAGTCAAGATCCCACATTGCTCCAAGGGTACTTGGATAGATCGCAAGCCCAGAATTCAAAAATCCTCTAAGGAGATGCACCCCAACGAGGGAACCTCCCAGCAGAAATGAATTGAGATATATTTTTTTATTCTGATGAAAATCTTTAACAAGCGCTGGCAAAACAATTATTATCGACATTAAGGCAAAAACCGCAGCACTAACTTTTACGGGGTTACCACTAAACAAGATAACAAAAGCACCATTGCCACATTGGAGGCAACATCATCAACAGTCTGGAATTTTCTAGAATATATTTGCAATAGAAATATAAAAATGCAAGACTCAACGAGAGTTACCGCGATATCCGGACTTGGTGAGGCCGTATTAGACACCCCAATAAATGCTACAAAAATCCAAATATTTAACCACCAGCCGCCCCTAATATCTTTTAGGCGAGCCTCCATAAGAGTGGCAGCAGAAATTACTAGCATCAATAGGCCGCCCAATGCATAACCCCTGTTGAAAAATGGAAAGAAATTTAATAGCCCTACAAAACTAAAATAGGCCTGATTAAATCCTAATCGCCCATGTACATTTCCCAGTCCTAGCACTACAGGAAATTCATTAAGCCACCTAATGCTTTGAAAATGATAAAGGCCTGAATCATAGTTCGCAGGAGCAGTCAAAGCCAAAGAGCCCACCACCAAAAGTATTACAAATCCGATTAAAGATGGAATTGGGTTTACGCCAAGAAACGACTTCAACTTTAGAACTTGATGGCTAGGATTACTCTTAATAAAACTCAATAGCCCTATCATCAAAAATAGAACGGAAACCTTTCAATCTATTGGGACCCAAATATTGCAAGCCTCAACCAGCAAAATCGCAGTAACAAGCCCCAGCCAAGCATCTGAGAATTTGAGCCTATGGTTAAGCCCAATAATATTTTTTGTAAGAATCCCCCATCCAATAAAGCTCAAGAGCCAAATAGATAAACCAAAAAATAAGCCGCCTAAGTCAAGAAGATGAGAATTCATCACATTTATTGAAATTTAATTAACACATTAGGAACTCGCACCATGATCGAGACATCAAACATAAAGCAAACGTTTTTCTTGGGGCTTAAATCTTATTGAGTGCTCAGTAAAATCAGTGTTAATAAGCTTTGGATTGATGAATATTTTGTATCCATTCTGAACAATCCCCAAATGCAAAGAGGCATGGTCAACAATTTCTACCCCTTCACTATTTAAGCCTACATACTTAGAATTACTATCAAGGAGTGTCTCGCGCTTGTAGATTGCCAAGCCACCAAATGCAGACGAAACCTCAATCCACTCCGCATCCATAGGAATGACAATCATTTTTGAATATACGGCTGCATAAAGTAGATTGGCGCTATCTTCCGGATTTTTTGCAAACCGGTTCAAATACCTAAACTGCTCCCAGCAGTCTCCCGGACGCCAGATAGGGTGACGAAGTGCCCAAATATCATAGTAATTTCCACGCTGATTTGCCGTGCATACATCCCAGATATCTCTCTCAAAACAAGAGTAGATACCTTCTTTCGTCAGAAGGTTATTTACCCCATCTAAGTCAGCCACAGCAACATAGTCAAAATCACTGTAAGTTGAATTATTTCTTATTTCATCGAGATAAATGTTTCGGCAAAATGCAAGGCGCTGGGTACGCAAAGGCATCTTCTCGGACAATGCGCCAGCAGACTTATAGTGGAAATTTTTAACATCTTGACTTAACTCAGACAATTTTTTAATTGTATTGTCGCTGCTGTCAGATTCAATAATTAGCCAATGTATTTCTGAAAAATCACTAAATGCATTTTGAAGACTAT
Above is a window of Polynucleobacter necessarius DNA encoding:
- the waaF gene encoding lipopolysaccharide heptosyltransferase II, with the translated sequence MRSILIIAPNWIGDAVMTQPLLASLKALYPESKIDVLASSWVAPIYRACSEVHEVIEVKFEHKKLQWGMRKQLAQELAAKNYQACFVLPNSFKSALIPWLANIPFRIGYRGELRYGLINLSLDNPSKVNRPPMVDHYLALNQLLSDHSEKMPADKPVPTLNVSALAKRVVEKNLAAANITGSVYVMCPGAEYGPTKRWPTEHFAKLAQSLIANNSDNHVILLGSKSDFALAQEILSQAPNSSKLHNWCGNTSLDEAIALIGLSKAVISNDSGLMHIAAALKTPQVAIFGSSDPSHTPPLSEEAKIIWLNFPCSPCHKRECPLGHLKCLKDILPEQVLATLNSLQ
- the fba gene encoding class II fructose-bisphosphate aldolase (catalyzes the reversible aldol condensation of dihydroxyacetonephosphate and glyceraldehyde 3-phosphate in the Calvin cycle, glycolysis, and/or gluconeogenesis), with the translated sequence MALVSLRQLLDHAAENGYGLPAFNVNNLEQVTAIMEAANEADSPVIMQASAGARKYAGEAFLRHLISAAVEAYPHIPVVMHQDHGQSPAVCMAAIKSGFTSVMMDGSLEADGKTVASYEYNVDVSKEVVKFSHSIGVTVEAELGVLGSLETMQGDKEDGHGADGKMTREQLLTDVEQAADFVKATQCDALAIAIGTSHGAYKFSKKPTGDILAIDRIKEIHARIPNTHLVMHGSSSVPQELLAEIREFGGDMKETYGVPVEEIQEGIKNGVRKINIDTDIRLAMTGAIRRYFIENPSKFDPRDYLKPAREAAKKVCVARFQAFGSAGQASKIKPISLEKMAELYKSGKLTQIVK
- a CDS encoding phosphoribosylaminoimidazolesuccinocarboxamide synthase, which gives rise to MAGLYATSIKSLPLLSKGKVRDVYALGDDKLLMITTDRLSAFDVVMGEPIPEKGVVLNQMANFWFEKLASVIPNHLTGIDPATVVSADEVSQVKGRAVVAKRLKPILVEAVVRGYLAGSGWKDYKETGKVCGIALPAGLENAQKLPEPIFTPAAKAEVGEHDENISFEKVIELIGEKLANQIREVSIRLYKEASEYAATRGIIIADTKFEFGLDDAGQPVLMDEILTADSSRFWPAETYYVGSNPPSYDKQFVRDWLETAEVNGKLWPKTAPAPQLPADVIEKTAQKYREALTRLTQG
- a CDS encoding phosphoglycerate kinase; this encodes MPESLFKVKRLSDLAQSGQLKGKRVFIRADLNVPQDEAGNITEDTRIRASMPAVQMCLDAGAAVMVTSHLGRPTEGEFKPEDSLAPVADRIATLLNRKVPLISDWINGGFEVNPGEVVLLENCRLNVGEKKNNDELSKKIAGLCDVYVNDAFGTAHRAEATTNGVAKFAPVACAGPLMAAELDALSRALASPKRPLVAIVAGSKVSSKLTILKALSEKVDELIVGGGIANTFMLAKGLPIGKSLAEPDLVDEAREIMALMEKRGAHVPIPEDVVVANELSPLARANRVPADQVAEDDMILDIGPKTAARLSIMLAHAGTIVWNGPLGVFEIDQFGGGTKMLAAAIAHSPAFSIAGGGDTLAAIAKYGIENQVDYISTGGGAFLEFLEGKTLPAFAVLAERAKD
- the pyk gene encoding pyruvate kinase, whose protein sequence is MLRATKIIATLGPASEKPEVLRDMIRAGVDVVRMNFSHGTVADHKARHDLVRSISAEVGKEVGIMADLQGPKIRVGKFADTKILLKEGEKFILDIACEVGDQGRVGLDYKELPNDVKPGDRLLLNDGLVVLRVESVKGGEIFTLVEQGGPLSNNKGINRAGGGLTAPALTEKDIADLDAAIAMGVDFLAISFPKDGADIAYARKLADAASAKYGVGKVRTIAKVERAEAIEPEALKSIIAESDGIMVARGDLAIEVGNAAVPALQKRMIKWAREADKFTITATQMMESMINAPVPTRAEVSDVANAVLDGTDAVMLSAESAAGSYPVQTIKAMAEICIEAEKSDPVKLDTDFLDQTFTRIDQTIALGALFTAHHLHANAIAALTDSGSTAIWMSRHNIHVPIFALTSKIATQRALSTYRNVTPIGLDYTKDRDTALQEVEACLKKAGAVNKGDTVVLTSGEPMGEPGGTNNLKIIHVK
- a CDS encoding branched-chain amino acid transaminase; this translates as MSMSDHDGFIWSDGKLIPWREANVHVLTHSLHYGMGVFEGIRAYKTPQGTAIFRLQEHVKRLFNGTKIFQMNMPYSQEEITKGIIEVVNSNKLESCYIRPIIFIGSQKLGISPKGNSIHTAIAAWEWGAYLGEDGLNKGIRVKTSSFTRHFVNSSLVRAKASGYYINSILANQEVTANGYDEALSLDTEGYVSEGSGENLFMVRNGIVYTPDLASCLDGITRDSVMQIAKDLGYEVREKRITRDEVYSADEAFFTGTAAEVTPIRELDDRTIGDGKRGPITEKIQKTYFDAVYGRDSKYKAWLTYVK
- a CDS encoding zinc-finger domain-containing protein; this encodes MTQAQVTMVDGKDLPLHCPTNKTPAWNSHPRVFLDITKTGEAKCPYCGTEYKLIPGTEPHGH